CACGAAGACGGGTCAGGGCGAATGAGACGGCCCGGACAAGCAGTAGGATCATGCGCCCATGAGCCCCTTGCCCCTGCTCTCCGCCACGGAGATCCGCTCGGACCGCCTCCTGCTCCGCAAGACGCTGTACGAGGCCGACCGTGAAGCGCTCATCGAGCTCTCCACCGATCCCGAGGTGCGGGCCCACATCGGCGGCCCCCAGCCGCGCGACGAGGCCGAGCGGCACTTCGACGCGGTCCTGGCCGCCGGCGCGACCTCCAGGCCGGGCAGCTACCTCATCGCGGAGCACCCGGCGAACCGGCTGCTCGGCACGCTGACGCTCGTCCGCCGGGCGCGCGAGCTGCCCGGGCACGTCACCGAGGAGGGCGAGGAGCTGGAGCTGGGGTACGTGCTGCGGCGCAGCGCCTGGGGCGCGGGGTTCGCCTTCGAGGCCGCCACGGCCGTGCTGGGCACCGCGGCCCGCGAGCTGCCCGACCAGCCGGTCGTGCTCATCACCCAGACCGCGAACGAACGATCGCTGAAACTCGCCACCCGCCTCGGCTTCACCCCGGTCAGCACGTTCGAGGAGTGGGGCGCCGAGCAGACCCTGTGCACGGCTCCTCTGTCCAGGTTCCTCATCTGATCGTCTCGCACGGCTGCATGACGCGTCCCAAGATCGAGATCACCGCGGGGCCGGTCAGGAAGCTGCGGCCGGGAGTGCGGCTGCATCATCGTCTTCAGCCGCTGAGGTGCCGGTGCAGCGGGTAGCCTGGGCCGATGTTCTCGCCTCACGGCCCGTCGCTGCGCGAGCTGGCGATCCAGGCGCTGTCGTCGGTCGAGCGCGGTTACGACCTGCTCGCCCCCAAGTTCGAGCACACCCCGTTCCGCACCCCCGCCCCCGTCCTCGACGCGACCGCCGCAGCGCTGCGCCCGTTCGGGCCGTTCGAGCGGGGCCTGGACGTGTGCTGCGGCACCGGCGCGGGCGTCAATGTCCTGCGCCCCCTGTGCCGGGAACGGATCACGGGCGTCGACTTCAGCTCCGGCATGCTCGCGCAGGCCCGCCGGACGCATCAGGACGCCACCTGGGTACGGGCCGACGCCCGCGCCCTGCCCTTCACCGGAGCCTTCGACCTGGCGGTCACGTTCGGGGCGATGGGGCACTTCCTGCCCGCCGAGCGGCCCGCGCTCTTCGCCGGTGTCCATCGTGCCTTACGGCCTGGCGGGCTGTTCGCCTTCCCGATCGGCGCGCCGCCGCCCGTCACCTCGGCCCGGTACTGGGCGCTGCAGGGTTTCGACCTGGCCATGCGGGTGCGTAACGCCGTCTGGCGCCCGCCGTTCGTCATGTACTACGGCACCGGCTGGCCGCGCGCGGTGAGCGACGACCTGGCGGCGGCCGGGTTCACCGTGACGGCGGTCCCGCTGCCGGCCCTGGGCCGCCGCGAGGACGGCAGCCCGCGCGGCCGGCTCCTGCTCGCACGCAGGCCATAAGCCGCACGCAGGCCGCAGCCGGTGCAGGCCGCAGCCGGTGCAGGCCGCAGCCGGTGCAGGCCGCAGCCGGTGCAGGCCGCAGCCGACGCGGGCCGCAGCCGCGCGGAGTCCTGCGGCGGGGCCGAAACCCGCGCGGATCACTTCGCCTTCAGCGGCTCGCCGAAGGACTTGCGCAGCGACGAGGTGGCGGCGAGCGGGAGCAGCGCGGCGAGCACCTTGCCCTTGAACGTGCTGGGCCGCCGCGTCAGCTCGACGTCCACCCGGGTGCCGTCACCCTCGGGGGTGAGCCGGATGTCCCACCCACCACCGGGCCCGAACAGCTTCGAGTCGAGCGTGGTGACGACCACCCTGCCCTGCTCCGCGTCCCAGTCGTAGCGGGCGCGCTCCCAAGCGGCGGCCGTCCCCTCGGTCACCTCGGCCCAGGTGTCGCCGAGCTGGTGCACCGAGAAGTGCTCGGCGTCGATCGAGGGCCAGCTCTGCGCCCGCGAGGGACCGAAGTCCGTCAGCACCCGCAACGCGGCGGCGGGGCTGAGCGAGGAGAGGAGGTGAAAGCGCACCACTGCCATGGGAAGTCCTTAGAACGAGGAGTCACCGGTTCAACTGGTGATGATCCTCGCACGCCATCGCGTCACCTGTCAAAGCGGTGACGCATGTGCCCAGGACGGCAGCCAGACCGCCCCCGGCAGCGGTGCCAGGCGCGCGAGGTGGTCGATGACGGCCCGCAGCCCCGGGTGCGGGTTCGTGGCGGGCACCATGAGGTAGAGCGGGTAGGCGAGCGTCGGGTTCACGATCGGGATGCGGCGCAGGTCGTAGTGCGCGGGCCAGAGGTAGCGGTCGCGGGCGCCGACGAGGGTGGCCACGTCGGCGGAGTCCGCGAGGGTGTCGAGCAGCACCTCGTCGCCGAAGTGCGGGCCCGCCGCGTCGACGCGGAGGTCGAAGGCGGCGGCGAGCTGGTCGTAGAACTGCGCCCACTCGCTCCTGGGTGCGATCCCCGGCACCCAGATCCGCAGCCTGCGCAGCTGGGGCGGGGTCAGCGTGCGGGCCGAGGCGAGCGGGTGCCTGGGGCCGACGAGCAGTTCGAGCGGGGAGTCGAAGGCGCGGACCAGCCGCACGTCGCGCGGCAGCGTGGCCGGGTCGGTGACGGTGCGGAAGGAGGCGTCGACCTCGCCCGCCTGGACGGCGGCGGCGGCCACGTGCGGGTCGTCGACCCGGAGCGTCACCACGTCGAGGTCGGTCCCCGGGTGCGCGCGCCAGTAGTCGTGCAGGACGACGGCCTGCGCGCTGCGGTAGCCCAGCACGTCGATCCGCAACGCCCGCGAGCCGGGCCGGACCGCGGTGACGGCGCGATCGACGCCCGCCACGACGCCACGCGCGTGCGGCAGGAACGCCTGGCCGTCGAGCGTCAGCTCCACCCCTCTTGCGGTCCGGGTGAACAGGCGGACCTCCAGCTCGCGCTCCAGGGCCGCGATCCGCTTCGAGACCGCCTGCTGGGTCACGCCCAGCTCGTCGGCCGCGTGTTGCAACTGCCCGAGCTCCGCCGCCAGGACGAAGGAGCGCA
The nucleotide sequence above comes from Nonomuraea gerenzanensis. Encoded proteins:
- a CDS encoding class I SAM-dependent DNA methyltransferase yields the protein MFSPHGPSLRELAIQALSSVERGYDLLAPKFEHTPFRTPAPVLDATAAALRPFGPFERGLDVCCGTGAGVNVLRPLCRERITGVDFSSGMLAQARRTHQDATWVRADARALPFTGAFDLAVTFGAMGHFLPAERPALFAGVHRALRPGGLFAFPIGAPPPVTSARYWALQGFDLAMRVRNAVWRPPFVMYYGTGWPRAVSDDLAAAGFTVTAVPLPALGRREDGSPRGRLLLARRP
- a CDS encoding SRPBCC family protein, with the translated sequence MAVVRFHLLSSLSPAAALRVLTDFGPSRAQSWPSIDAEHFSVHQLGDTWAEVTEGTAAAWERARYDWDAEQGRVVVTTLDSKLFGPGGGWDIRLTPEGDGTRVDVELTRRPSTFKGKVLAALLPLAATSSLRKSFGEPLKAK
- a CDS encoding LysR family transcriptional regulator, encoding MDTEAMRSFVLAAELGQLQHAADELGVTQQAVSKRIAALERELEVRLFTRTARGVELTLDGQAFLPHARGVVAGVDRAVTAVRPGSRALRIDVLGYRSAQAVVLHDYWRAHPGTDLDVVTLRVDDPHVAAAAVQAGEVDASFRTVTDPATLPRDVRLVRAFDSPLELLVGPRHPLASARTLTPPQLRRLRIWVPGIAPRSEWAQFYDQLAAAFDLRVDAAGPHFGDEVLLDTLADSADVATLVGARDRYLWPAHYDLRRIPIVNPTLAYPLYLMVPATNPHPGLRAVIDHLARLAPLPGAVWLPSWAHASPL
- a CDS encoding GNAT family N-acetyltransferase; this encodes MSPLPLLSATEIRSDRLLLRKTLYEADREALIELSTDPEVRAHIGGPQPRDEAERHFDAVLAAGATSRPGSYLIAEHPANRLLGTLTLVRRARELPGHVTEEGEELELGYVLRRSAWGAGFAFEAATAVLGTAARELPDQPVVLITQTANERSLKLATRLGFTPVSTFEEWGAEQTLCTAPLSRFLI